One Turneriella parva DSM 21527 genomic region harbors:
- a CDS encoding ROK family protein gives MQRRILGIDIGATTVKFAAVTPEGSVAHRGALPVASAGNEQFVAQLASVIARPEFSDIDQVGIGSPGPLDLEAGKIITSANMPGVKDLALVAELSALYPRKQIRLENDANAATLGEKYFGAGKNLGDFAVLTLGTGVGGGCVFNGKLQRGFRGNFFEVGHVNVAGIFADEPRRCGCGSDGCLEAYASATGIAKSYELKTGERRSAADISALAMGGDGAAIECYRTAGRALGFAMAAITQLLNVRKFVLTGGVAVAEPLLTPTLRAAYLQQTLGVFHDSFQLIFTRGDENAGILGAAALFLEAEES, from the coding sequence ATGCAGCGCCGCATTCTCGGCATCGATATCGGCGCCACAACGGTGAAGTTTGCCGCCGTGACGCCTGAGGGCAGCGTCGCGCATAGAGGGGCATTGCCCGTCGCCTCGGCGGGCAATGAACAATTCGTCGCACAACTCGCGTCGGTCATCGCGCGCCCCGAATTCTCTGATATCGACCAGGTTGGCATTGGTTCACCTGGGCCGCTTGACCTTGAAGCCGGCAAGATCATCACCTCGGCGAATATGCCAGGCGTTAAAGACTTGGCGCTCGTCGCTGAATTGAGCGCGTTATATCCGCGAAAACAAATCAGGCTCGAAAACGACGCCAATGCCGCAACGCTCGGCGAGAAATATTTCGGCGCTGGTAAGAATCTGGGTGATTTTGCAGTGCTGACGCTCGGCACCGGTGTCGGCGGCGGTTGCGTCTTCAATGGTAAACTTCAGCGCGGGTTCAGGGGAAATTTCTTCGAAGTCGGTCACGTGAATGTTGCCGGCATTTTTGCCGACGAGCCACGGCGCTGTGGCTGCGGCAGCGACGGCTGCCTCGAAGCGTATGCTTCGGCAACGGGTATTGCGAAATCTTATGAGCTTAAGACCGGCGAGCGCAGGTCTGCGGCAGATATATCTGCCCTCGCCATGGGCGGCGATGGCGCTGCGATCGAATGTTACAGAACCGCGGGCAGGGCGTTGGGGTTTGCGATGGCGGCGATCACGCAACTTCTGAATGTGCGAAAATTCGTTCTGACAGGTGGTGTCGCAGTCGCAGAGCCCCTGCTCACACCCACGCTGCGGGCAGCGTATTTGCAGCAGACGCTCGGGGTTTTTCATGATTCGTTTCAACTCATCTTTACCCGGGGTGATGAGAACGCCGGCATTTTGGGTGCGGCGGCACTCTTTCTGGAGGCCGAAGAATCATGA
- a CDS encoding UvrD-helicase domain-containing protein, whose product MPGQAPHPNLNRQQTEAATKLWSTGLKALQVVAGAGSGKTSTLIAAVESAVAHGLAAEGIAILTFSRRAAHELKERLEAKAIRVGFCGTIHALAYRLLKNSGREFRILRETAKLRADWLRQRHPQFRHLPDRVLARAEFLSEADSDDWRNFFAGHQAQNQYLDFDTMIAEAAALPEIAGRYQAVFVDEFQDTSPDQAGFVQALKAEKYFVVGDDWQSIYAFRGADVALTRNFQSVFANSHRVFLLHNYRSAKEIVLLGNKAIRLSSDYVRKRLNATRSRENKPVFFFGQAESATAAWQRFLTQYPKLRKVPDLATITVLVRTNAQRRLLERAAPQGLQVMTIHKSKGLEFDHVVVFGIAENSMPHRDNQYDEEVRLLYVALTRARRFLGFVGWETGQARSKFIPFLMRHCRLVYL is encoded by the coding sequence ATGCCAGGCCAGGCGCCGCACCCGAATCTGAATCGCCAGCAGACCGAGGCTGCGACCAAGCTTTGGTCAACTGGCCTCAAGGCTCTTCAGGTTGTCGCCGGTGCGGGCAGCGGCAAAACTTCGACGTTGATTGCGGCCGTCGAATCTGCTGTCGCGCACGGCTTAGCCGCCGAAGGCATCGCGATTCTGACTTTTTCGCGCCGCGCCGCCCATGAGCTGAAAGAGAGGCTCGAAGCAAAAGCGATTCGCGTCGGTTTCTGTGGTACAATTCACGCGCTGGCATACCGCCTGCTCAAAAACAGCGGCCGCGAGTTTCGTATTCTCAGAGAAACAGCGAAGCTGCGCGCCGACTGGCTGCGGCAGCGGCACCCCCAGTTTCGTCATCTGCCCGACCGTGTTCTCGCGCGTGCTGAATTTCTCTCAGAAGCAGACAGCGATGATTGGCGAAATTTTTTCGCGGGCCACCAGGCACAAAACCAATACCTCGATTTTGACACGATGATCGCCGAGGCCGCAGCATTACCCGAAATTGCCGGGCGGTACCAGGCCGTTTTTGTCGATGAATTTCAAGACACTTCACCCGACCAGGCAGGCTTCGTTCAGGCCCTGAAGGCAGAGAAATACTTCGTGGTCGGCGATGACTGGCAGAGCATCTACGCGTTTCGTGGTGCGGATGTAGCGCTCACACGCAACTTTCAATCTGTCTTTGCAAATTCTCACCGTGTTTTTCTGCTGCATAACTACCGCAGCGCAAAAGAGATTGTCTTACTCGGCAACAAGGCGATAAGGCTTTCGTCTGACTATGTTCGCAAACGACTCAACGCAACCCGCTCCCGTGAGAACAAACCCGTTTTCTTCTTTGGCCAGGCCGAATCTGCAACGGCAGCCTGGCAACGCTTCTTAACGCAATACCCGAAGCTGCGAAAAGTGCCAGATCTGGCAACTATCACCGTTTTAGTGCGAACCAATGCACAGCGGCGGCTTCTCGAACGCGCTGCGCCACAAGGTTTGCAAGTGATGACGATCCACAAAAGCAAGGGACTCGAATTCGATCACGTCGTCGTGTTCGGCATCGCCGAGAACAGCATGCCCCACCGCGACAATCAATACGACGAAGAGGTCAGACTGCTCTACGTGGCTCTCACCCGGGCGCGCAGGTTTCTCGGCTTCGTCGGCTGGGAAACCGGCCAGGCGCGCTCAAAGTTTATTCCGTTTCTGATGCGGCACTGCCGGCTTGTTTACCTCTGA
- a CDS encoding LIC_13355 family lipoprotein — MQNRISFLMVGSALIAFTVHCAQIEKEDTNSGNGNSNSVATSAAKPGVYLADQVVEAPGNTGTGFGNTNLVINGVRGSGLTAGGLDVYSLENTGATTHIVLAWNGKKVKNVAGADFAVYENAFNSTPGPGRFMEPMFAEVSNDNVNYCGFAPDFTNTPETTYSNDPGHWLRFAGKAPVVYNVTNSANNFTAAELFTDADADGEGDVGGGDLFDLDNLSDSNAFATGCTTPLRDELRSNGFRYLRLVSAARRINPDTGAAFVTDAISSGPDIDGAVARSVE, encoded by the coding sequence ATGCAGAATCGAATCTCTTTTCTAATGGTGGGTAGCGCCCTCATCGCATTCACGGTGCACTGCGCGCAGATCGAGAAAGAAGACACCAATAGCGGCAATGGCAACAGCAATTCTGTCGCGACAAGTGCGGCCAAGCCGGGTGTTTACCTGGCTGACCAGGTCGTCGAAGCACCGGGCAATACCGGCACGGGCTTTGGCAACACGAACCTTGTGATCAACGGCGTACGCGGCAGCGGCCTCACAGCCGGCGGACTCGACGTCTATTCGCTCGAGAACACCGGTGCGACAACGCACATCGTGCTCGCCTGGAATGGCAAGAAGGTCAAGAATGTAGCGGGCGCCGACTTTGCCGTTTATGAGAACGCCTTCAATTCAACCCCGGGGCCCGGTCGGTTCATGGAACCGATGTTTGCAGAGGTCAGCAATGACAATGTGAACTATTGCGGTTTTGCACCAGACTTCACGAACACACCCGAAACGACTTATTCCAACGACCCCGGGCATTGGCTGCGTTTTGCGGGCAAGGCGCCTGTGGTCTACAATGTTACGAATTCTGCCAATAATTTTACGGCTGCAGAACTCTTTACCGACGCGGATGCAGACGGTGAGGGTGATGTCGGTGGTGGAGATCTGTTTGATCTCGACAATCTCTCAGACAGCAACGCCTTTGCTACAGGCTGCACAACGCCGCTGCGCGATGAGTTACGCAGTAATGGCTTTCGCTATCTGCGATTGGTTTCAGCCGCAAGAAGGATTAACCCCGACACGGGTGCGGCTTTCGTGACCGATGCAATTTCGTCTGGGCCAGACATCGATGGCGCGGTAGCACGATCCGTTGAATAG
- a CDS encoding quinone oxidoreductase family protein: MRAIPFHRAGDADTLRVEEWPNPEPKDNEILIQVKAFGLNFADIVARKGQYNDAPKFPFVPGYEVSGVVVSTGKNVKNFRSGDEVIAFTLFSGYAELAVADERAVVKKPAYLSFADAASIPVNFATAYHSLFETGTLRPGAKVLIHAGAGGVGLAAIQMAKNRGCTVFATAGSAKKIELLQEFKVDYPINYQQTDFEREVKRIAGPAPLDVVLDSVGGSYFKKDLNLLRPHGRVVAFGAAAFSERNIFKLPALIPQVVSMLTLSMIELMLNSKGFYGVNMLRVAKENPELLQHEMQQIMEMFAAEKIKAVVSRQMSWHQIGEAHNLLESRASTGKIVLMID; encoded by the coding sequence ATGCGCGCAATACCATTTCACAGAGCAGGTGATGCCGACACTCTACGTGTCGAAGAATGGCCGAACCCCGAGCCGAAAGACAACGAGATTCTCATTCAGGTTAAGGCGTTCGGTCTGAACTTTGCCGACATTGTTGCGCGCAAAGGCCAGTACAACGACGCACCCAAATTCCCTTTTGTGCCGGGCTATGAGGTTTCAGGTGTTGTCGTTTCAACCGGCAAGAATGTGAAAAACTTTCGGTCTGGTGATGAAGTCATTGCGTTTACGCTCTTCAGCGGTTACGCCGAACTTGCGGTTGCAGACGAACGCGCGGTCGTCAAAAAACCTGCATACCTGAGTTTTGCCGATGCAGCTTCGATACCCGTAAACTTCGCCACGGCCTACCATTCGCTCTTTGAGACTGGCACGCTGCGCCCCGGGGCGAAAGTGCTGATTCATGCAGGTGCTGGCGGCGTGGGCCTTGCAGCCATACAAATGGCGAAGAATCGCGGCTGCACGGTTTTTGCCACGGCCGGCTCGGCAAAGAAGATCGAACTTCTGCAAGAATTCAAGGTCGACTACCCGATCAACTACCAGCAGACAGATTTTGAACGCGAAGTCAAACGCATCGCCGGCCCGGCGCCGTTAGATGTGGTGCTCGATTCCGTCGGTGGTTCATACTTTAAGAAGGATCTCAACTTGCTGAGGCCCCACGGGCGTGTCGTGGCATTCGGCGCCGCTGCCTTTTCAGAGCGAAACATCTTCAAACTGCCGGCGCTGATTCCGCAGGTTGTCAGCATGCTGACGCTTTCGATGATCGAGCTGATGCTGAACAGCAAGGGTTTTTACGGAGTCAACATGCTGCGTGTCGCGAAAGAGAACCCTGAACTGTTGCAGCATGAAATGCAGCAGATCATGGAAATGTTTGCAGCCGAAAAAATTAAAGCGGTCGTTTCGCGGCAAATGTCATGGCACCAGATAGGTGAAGCGCACAACCTGCTCGAAAGCAGGGCCTCGACCGGCAAGATAGTTCTGATGATTGATTGA
- a CDS encoding acetoacetate decarboxylase family protein — MAKKSEFPAPWTLTGTGVMIFFPAHKKNVLESPFIGAENKQSFRGGMGAVMLVHYENANCGPYDELLYIPGFFEHNNKTYLRITKIYVSSQASVEWGRRNWAIPKELADFDWRQGKKEWHIDVRQPKTGNSIYSVSLSPRFFSFPITTSLLPWNLLQKQEPQYSEGEDFYLETKLDGRGSARICFIDRVEGSKDFPDYHEMSHGPRIAVAIDPFKMTFPVAGKVR, encoded by the coding sequence ATGGCAAAAAAATCTGAATTTCCCGCTCCGTGGACGCTTACCGGCACAGGCGTCATGATATTTTTTCCCGCGCATAAAAAGAATGTGCTCGAATCGCCCTTCATCGGGGCTGAAAACAAACAGAGCTTTCGCGGGGGCATGGGCGCCGTGATGCTGGTGCACTATGAAAACGCCAACTGTGGGCCATACGATGAGCTTCTTTATATACCCGGCTTTTTCGAACATAACAACAAGACTTACCTTCGTATTACGAAAATCTACGTCTCTTCTCAGGCTTCGGTTGAATGGGGCCGCCGCAACTGGGCGATACCCAAAGAACTCGCCGATTTTGACTGGCGACAGGGTAAAAAAGAATGGCACATCGACGTGCGCCAGCCGAAAACGGGCAACAGCATCTATTCGGTTTCACTATCCCCCCGATTTTTTTCTTTTCCGATCACAACTTCGCTCTTGCCCTGGAACCTGTTGCAGAAGCAAGAGCCACAATATTCTGAGGGTGAGGATTTCTACCTCGAGACAAAACTCGATGGTCGGGGTTCGGCGCGCATTTGTTTCATCGACCGGGTTGAAGGTTCAAAAGATTTTCCCGACTACCACGAAATGTCGCACGGCCCGCGCATCGCCGTTGCGATTGATCCGTTCAAGATGACTTTTCCGGTTGCCGGCAAAGTGCGTTAG
- a CDS encoding ATP-grasp domain-containing protein has protein sequence MALHSQPNSNPLSIHILSNARTLYSTRRFFEEGYKRGHKMRVYPPMQMSAYLERNALELYYQDQKIETPDCIIPRLGQKKPEHTLAIIRQYEMMVRPGSSSLHVKSLNGSLPMMRCRDKFVTMQILAQNKIAVPRSVIIDDPLHIDNAFEKIGNPPYILKIPTGSQGTGVMIADSKSAGRSFIEVLLDQGLQVIVQEFIAEAQGADIRAIILHGNLIAAMRRQATGYDFRSNIHRGALSEKVELSIEAARTVKLAARILGLNFAGVDLIESKRGPMILEVNASPGLEGIEAATGVNIAERVIDYLEESRKA, from the coding sequence GTGGCGCTCCACTCTCAACCCAACAGCAATCCGTTGTCGATTCATATTCTCTCGAATGCGCGCACGCTCTACTCGACGCGCCGCTTCTTTGAAGAAGGTTACAAGCGCGGGCACAAGATGCGGGTATATCCGCCGATGCAGATGTCTGCATATTTAGAGCGTAATGCACTCGAACTCTATTACCAGGACCAGAAGATTGAAACGCCCGATTGTATCATCCCGCGTCTGGGGCAAAAAAAGCCCGAGCATACGCTTGCGATTATCCGTCAGTACGAGATGATGGTGAGGCCAGGCTCATCGTCGCTGCACGTTAAATCACTGAACGGCAGCCTGCCGATGATGCGCTGCCGTGACAAATTCGTCACAATGCAGATTCTCGCGCAGAATAAAATTGCCGTACCGCGCAGCGTGATCATTGACGATCCGCTGCATATCGACAATGCTTTTGAAAAAATCGGAAATCCGCCTTATATTCTGAAAATACCCACCGGTTCGCAGGGCACCGGGGTTATGATCGCCGATTCGAAATCGGCCGGCCGCAGCTTCATCGAAGTTTTGCTCGACCAGGGGCTGCAGGTGATTGTGCAAGAATTCATCGCCGAAGCGCAGGGCGCAGATATTCGTGCGATTATTCTGCATGGCAACCTGATCGCCGCGATGCGCAGGCAGGCCACAGGTTATGATTTTCGCTCGAACATTCACCGGGGTGCGCTTTCCGAGAAGGTTGAGCTTTCGATTGAGGCCGCGCGCACGGTAAAACTCGCGGCACGCATTCTGGGGCTGAATTTTGCAGGCGTCGACCTCATCGAATCGAAACGCGGCCCGATGATTCTCGAAGTGAATGCATCCCCAGGCCTTGAGGGTATCGAAGCCGCAACGGGAGTTAACATCGCTGAAAGAGTGATTGACTACCTTGAAGAATCGCGCAAAGCGTGA